CATCAGAGGTTGAAAACACCTGAGTGGTGAATTCAGTGCGATCCTTCCGTTTAGCGGATTGAGGAATTTCCCGGCTTCTCTTGTTGACTGAGCCGAGGATGGTGGTTTTCCGGCTACGCAGTTGTTGCGCAAGTGACAGTGATGTAAAGAAATTGTCCGTGGTTACAGTTCTGCCCTTGTCCATGAACGGTTCCATCAGCCTCATCACTACAGTCTCGGACAGTCTCTCCCCGCTGGGACGACTGGGGTCCTTGCCAAGATATGGGAAGACATTACAGATGTACTGTGATTTCAAGTCGCAAGCCACCCAAAACTTGATGCCAAACTTGTCCGGTTTTGTTGCTATGTATTGAAGGAAACAGCAGCGGGTTTTTGTGGGGAAAAGCTGTTCATCAACAGTGATGTGTCGACCAGGGCTGTAGGATGAGATGCAGTTAGCGGCAAACGATTCCCAAAGATCAGAGATTGCAGCGAATCTGTTGGTCTCCGCTCGCTCACGGCGTGTAAACATGTCATCAAAGCGTAGGTGTCGCATGATGTTTTGGAAGCGGTTTCGGGCCATAGTTGCAATGATCCTTGGGTTTCCCaagtttgctgaccagctgtcacatagtgatggaaccttggtcaccccccgcaagataatgactgaaataaatgccattagttccgGGAGATCCATGAACCAAACCTGCTGCTCCTGACGTGCATGTTGGGTGGTCCACTGTTGAATGGTACGAAGCATCTCCAGAGTaataaaacagaggaagctcTGAAGGCGACTCCGGATGCTTTGACTGGCCTTAGCGCTTGGCTCTCCATCTTTGGCGTACGGCTCTATTGGAGTGAAATGGAGATGTGTCCCCACTTGTTCCTGCCGCCACACTGTACCATCCTTCGTGGTCTCTGTCGGCTCACTCCCCGAACGAGCTCTCTTTTTTGGTAGCGGGAGAGTCTCCTCATctgcaagaaaaacaatttcaaatcaactttttgtttctttctaaataaaaaaaatagtcaggaaaataaaataggcAGGTTGAGAAAACTAACCTGAAGAGAGCTCAGAGTCCGAATCCGGTTGAGCGTCTAGGTCTTCTTTGTCTATGACTTCTTCATCTATATCTTCTCCTTCTGAATCCCAAGGCTTGGAATTCTGCATAAGTAATTCCAAAGCCTCTTCAGCATTCATCGGCTTCTGTGTCCTCTTCGCCATCTTGATTCTTGCGAACTAAAAAGCTGAGTGAATGTCCAGATATTTAtactccacagcacaaaaggcagcatgcaaatttgcatgtgcaaagtctcccagatctGGCCTGCCTCTCACCCCTCCCCACACTCAGGAACCACCAGAAgtagttattttcaaaatttctatCCTGTTCCAAGGACAATCAGCGTGAAAGTTGATGTAGTGAGTTTGGCTCTCCTCCCCCCTGCTGGTCCCTCAGGCTATGGTCACATCTACAGGGATGCTAATTAGACCattcagagtcgtcagtttggccACATTTGGATGCTAATAACCCAGTTTGGCCCTCTCTCGGTAGCTCTAGGAAGATAAACAATTTGGCCCCTCTTGGTAGAGATAGGAATTTCTCAAAATCCTGGTAGTCCTAGTGCTAAATGTCGGTTTTACAGGTAAGGTTACACTTTTTAATTCATATTAAGGATCTAAGAACTCTAGGTTGCTCTTGCAGTCAACAGGCACAGTTTATATTAAGCACCACAATAGCCTGAAATAAATCCACCGTGACAAATCCGGGATGAATGTGTGCGCTTCACTGAGTGGATCTTGGAGGTGACGTGTCCGACCGTGAGAGGGTAAATATTCCCAAGAAGTTCCCGTGTCGGCTCCATTCAACATCATTCGCATATCTAAATCACTGACTTTTATCTTAATCCTCCCTCTCTAGGTTTATTGTCGGATTAAAAATTGAGCACTCATTTTTAGGTCAGTTGCTGagaatctttcttttttaaacgaTCTTTGTTGCAGAGtgaaagggggcggagccaacGGGACCCGAATCGAGATGGCCACCTTCACTGAGAGGTAAAGACGGAGCAGTTCCGCTCTTTAATCGTTTCTTTTTCACCGTCTTCATTCGGTTTTTCTTAGCTTGCTGGCAGGGGTTATAAGTTTTGGGTTGAATTTAGTAAATGCAGACGTCATTAAAGGTTTGGACGCCGCGAAGGAGCCCAGTACTAGTGGAAAAGTCTCCATCTCCGTTTCAATTGAATTAGCTGCTCGGCAGGATGTTAGCACGGTTAGCATGATAGTGTTCTGATTTACAGAGCAGCTTATTCAGACTCGTACTGTTGCCACTCATGTATTCCTCAACCAGAGAGCCGTATAGTGTTGCGGTTATTTTGTTTAACCTGTATGTactgtgttattttttaaattaatacgGGCGCAGATTAATTTTAGCAGTCGTTAGCCGCTGTGTTAGCTAATACGTTCTTGGCAATAGTCCAAACACGTTAATTCGCATCGGTAAGATTTGACAGGAATAAAGAGACGCGTTCGATGGAGTTTTGccctttttaaaattcaaaaagcaGCGTTTAgtactattttatttaaatacacattGTGTGGTTGCAGGATTTAAATGGTAAAGATTTAACTGCAATTGATTTAAGGGCATATTTTATAACCACAACGAGCTCAAAGTTCAGGTGTATGGTTTAGCAGTTCCTCCTCAGGTTTGTAGCGCGTCCCCTCGGGTAATTATTTGGCTATTGCTCAACCAAACCAGAGTGCATGAACTGGAGATGTGCTGTTGGTTTTTCCTCCGCAGGATGGGGCCTGTCTTGTTGCTCTGGCTGGCCGTGTGCCTCAGTGGATCCTGGGCTGTGGACAAGGGCAACTTCAAGACCTGCGACCAAAGTGCTTTCTGCAAGTGAGTGGAACATGGAAAAGTGATGCATTTAATTAAAGGCatatttccaaatgaaaagCACATGGTTGATTTATGACTGATGCCTGTTTTTACCTTGTGCAAGGCGGCAGCGAGCGATGAAGCCTGGTGAGTCCCCTTATCGGGCCCTGCTGGAAACCATGGAGCTGACCAACACCAGACTCACCCTGCAGCTCATCAACGACAATAACAAGGTAGATTGAAGTTGGATGATCACTTGGGTACATTACATTAAGggttttaaagataaaaatggatcttaaacttttctattttaagaATCAGGTAGATCTTATAATGTAATGTTTAAGGAAAGGCTCTTATGCTGTAAAACTCTGGTACTTTTAGTCATGATTATTGCATGTCATGTCTAATACATACAATACAGGGTTGTTAGAAGGGGGGAGGATATCTTACCAAAACATAAGTTTACCTTGACTTTTACTCAACATAAATCTAAAGTGAAATAGCTTACAAAGAAAGATTAACATtcttaatttaatgaaaattgACCCATAATATTCTTCTAatgcttttaatttatattttacagtatttaaattttgtcttgctttttttttttagttaaacatGGTGATGTTTGCCTGCCTGAAACATAGGGTTAATATTTACCCGACAGTAAAGGCTAAACATTATTGAAACAGTAACTTTCTCACAAAGATGGTTTTAACATCAACTGTAATTTCCAAGACTCTCACTTCTTTCCATTCAAACCATCAAGACACAATGGTTTCCAGTTATTGACTTGcacatctttttgttttagattcatAAAATGCACAAGTATGTGCAACATTATAAAGGTGGCAACTTGATATTTGAGCTCATATGAGCTCTGTAATACTGTATATAActaatatatacatatttttgaaGTGATGAAAGTTGACTTTGACTAGTCGCTTTGGCATCGTAGAAATGCAGGAGAGGCTCCATAGTAACTGACAGGCTTTGTTACGTACAGCATATATACAGCAAATTTCATCTGcttgggaaaataatttattgaattaattCTGCTCTAAAACTTGTGACTCGTTATCGCTGAGCACTAGTTAATCTAATTTGATGCCTCACCATGTTGAATCACAATTTTCAAGGCGGTTCAGCTGCTATAGTTATGGTAATGGAAAGTACTCTTCTAACTATTCTAGTAAATCTGTGACAGGATGGAAATACAAGACCTGACGTGTTGCAATAGTCAGGAAAAGATAAGACAACAAAACTTTATTACTACTATACTATCACATGTGGCGTGATCGGACGCTTAAAAATAACAGGAAGATTAGATGAAGCGATTTGAATGGGCAAAACTCTGAATATTATAAGCACAATTAATTGAAGCAGTTGTGAATTATGGCTGAATGCTTGGCTAAAAATGGGACAAGAATGAATGAAATTAAGGCATAATAGTCATACAAAATCAGTCACAGATTTGTTTGATTATTGTTCTTAAATTTTGACCTAATTGCAGAATCTTGGagcatatttagtttttctgcacaacctttatacttttttttttaccttaatctTTGTTTGATCAATATTTTGTTGCTGTGTGGAATCTGCTGGATGGTTTTTGCATCCAAATTAGAATAATTTTATATTACtaaatcattttattacttGGAACTGTAGACGTCACTGCggctgtgcttttctttttccaccacCAGAGcttgttaaaatatgaaaggAAGGCTGAACCTCCCCTAAGTATTTCTGCAGAGactaaataaaagtttgttccAAGAAATTAAACATCACACATGTGGAAATACGATTTTAGCAGATTAAAATCGTATCATTGTGTAGGTCAGATCTGCCTCAAGGCGACATTCCTCCACAGAAACATCAAGAATGACCTTTCAGCTGTATTAAGTGTGACTTGCTAtcatcagagctgcagtttgccCTGCATGCAGTCAGACTGCATGAAATGCTTTCTATGGCAAAAGTTGAAATTGCAGATTGGAGTGAGTTATTTGTGTTTCTGGCTCAGTCCAATCAGCGATGTTGCTGCGGTGTTGAAGAGAAATCTGCTGATCTCTGCTTTCAGGTGCGTCTTCTGCTCGAGCTCTACCGTCTCCAGGGAAACATAACGAGGGTGAAGATTAACGAGCTGAAGCCTCTGAAGCCTCGCTATGAAGTCCCAGACGTGCTCATCAGGGAGCCGCCGACCGAGCCGTGAGTACCTCGTGATATTTCCCTCCTGCGTGGCGGATTCGTTTTTAGTCTGAGAGTCGAAAGTTTATTGCCACTAATTCAGAATACTTGTCCCCTAATTGAAGTTTTCCCCCCGTCCCAGTCTGTCTCTCCTGTCCCAGGATGAGAACGGGGTGGTGCTGTCTCTGGGATCGGAGTCCCAGAGGGTCATCGTCAGCGCCCGGCCCTTCAGACTTGACATCGTGGAGGGACGCGACGTCCTAATGTCCCTGAACTCGCGAGGCCTGCTCAGTTTTGAGCACCTGAGGATGCGCAAGGACACGTGAgagtccacacacacacacacacacacacacacacacacacacacttccacaCAAAGCCCTGtcgctttcttttttttttataatccaCATCGTCACTCGGTGGATAAATTCAGTTTCTGTTCCCATGAtatggtttgttttttcagtgctgTCTCTGACTCGTTGTTCTGTCCTTTTCTCCCTATCATCCTAGTTTCTCCTATAAAGTAACTAGCACAGTGGCTAGCGTGTGGGATAATATCAAGAGGGTATTCTCTAGGTAAAGACCCTTAATGTGTATTCTGTTCCTTGTGCCTCTGCTGCCCGTAGTTATATAAGACTTAGGGTTTCCCATCACACCAAGTTTATTTACCCTGAAATTAATGTGACTGTATGTTAGGGTGTGGCTGACTGTGTGCATGGAGGTGTTTGGATGTAGTTTTAAAACTGAGTCATCCTCACATTCAGACGCTTAAAGAATCAATCTGATCATTAGAAAAAGCTGCAGGGTTACATTTTAGCTCTgggtttgatttaaattttcacttttgtctgattttttaaaaagcattaactCATCCATTGTCAAATCAGTAGCTCATCTGATGATCCAAATCTTTTAACTGCTTGATTTACAACATGTGGCAAGTAAAGTCTGAGTAAAGGGTTGAAGATGTAGATTTGAGTATTAATAACTCT
This Xiphophorus hellerii strain 12219 chromosome 23, Xiphophorus_hellerii-4.1, whole genome shotgun sequence DNA region includes the following protein-coding sequences:
- the LOC116714085 gene encoding piggyBac transposable element-derived protein 4-like, yielding MAKRTQKPMNAEEALELLMQNSKPWDSEGEDIDEEVIDKEDLDAQPDSDSELSSDEETLPLPKKRARSGSEPTETTKDGTVWRQEQVGTHLHFTPIEPYAKDGEPSAKASQSIRSRLQSFLCFITLEMLRTIQQWTTQHARQEQQVWFMDLPELMAFISVIILRGVTKVPSLCDSWSANLGNPRIIATMARNRFQNIMRHLRFDDMFTRRERAETNRFAAISDLWESFAANCISSYSPGRHITVDEQLFPTKTRCCFLQYIATKPDKFGIKFWVACDLKSQYICNVFPYLGKDPSRPSGERLSETVVMRLMEPFMDKGRTVTTDNFFTSLSLAQQLRSRKTTILGSVNKRSREIPQSAKRKDRTEFTTQVFSTSDATLTVYVPKRKKVVYILSSMHSVVETEDTTRRKPNTIKQYNKAKCGVDVMDQMVREYSVRAGTRRWPVAVFYNMIDMAALNAHVLYQACTGVQERRVDFLVELAKELANSHVSEKNACKEQLLCQQPATPSPGKRAKCQINRRCIKNSTNRRCVDCFKYACGKCSKPMNWQCQMCADSADSAQNEG